The sequence CCCGAACCGAGAGGACCTGGCATGGCGATGGACTACTTCACCGACGAGCGACACGAGAGCCTCCGAGCGGAGGTACGCGAGTTCGCGGAGAAGGAAGTACGCCCTCAGGTGGCCAGAATGGAGGCCGAGCGCCAGGTCGAATTCGAGCTCGCGCGGGAGATCGCCCGCCGTGGCTGGATCGGCGTCACCATCCCGCGGGAATTCGGCGGACTGGGGCTGGGTCACCTGGCCAAAACCGTGATCGTCGAGGAACTCTCACGCGTCAGCGGCGCGATGGGGGCGATCGCGCAGGCCTCGCAGCTCGGTGTCGCCAAGGTCATCCACTTCGGCAGCGACTCCCAGCGCCGCCACTGGCTGCCCAGGTTCGCCAACGGGACGGCGCTGCCCACGATCGCCGTCACCGAACCGGAGTCCGGCGGCCATGTGCTCGGCATGAGCGGCACCGCCCGGCGCGAGGGCGACGAGTACGTGCTCAACGGCCGCAAGTGGTTCGTGGGCAACTCGCACATCGGCGACGTGCACGGCGTGGTGCTCCGCACCGGCGAGGGCAGCAAGGGGCTGTCCGCGTTCCTGGTGGAGAGCGACCGTCCGGGCTTCCGCACCGGCGAGCTGGGCTCGCAGAGCGGTCTGCACGGCTTCAGTTTCGGCGAACTCGTCTTCGAGGACTGCCGGATCCCGGTCTCCAACCGGCTCGGCCTGGAGAGCCAGGGCCTGGACGTGGCCTACTCGTCCTCGACCCTCTACGGGCGGCTGAACCTGGCGGCGGTCGCGCTCGGCATCCACCGGGCGATCGTCGAGGACACCGCGCGGTTCGCCGAGGAGCGCATCATGTACGGCAAGCCGCTGTCCCAACTGCCGAACATCGCGCTCAAGCTGGGCGAGATGCAGTCCCGGCTGATGACCGCCAAGCTCGCCGCGTACCACGCCTCGCACCTGCTGGACCACGGCCGGCCGTGCGACGCCGAGCTGATGAACGCCAAGCTGATCAACACCGAGTACACGCTGGACTCGGCGCGCAACGCGATGGAGATCCACGCCGCCCGCGGCCTGCACGCCGACTTCCACATCGAGCGCTACCTGCGCGACGCCACCCACGTCTACCCGCCGGCCGGCACCTCGGACGTCCAGCGGCTGCGGCTCGGCCAGGTGGCCTCGGGCACCTACGGGAAGCAGTGGTCGGCCGAACTCTCCGATCTGGCCAGCTGGGCGTGGACCGAGCTGGCCGAGCGCGAGAACCGGGCGGAGACGGAGGCGCAGGCGCAGGGTGCGTCGGCGTCCGTGCTGCGGATGCCGCTGGCGGGCTGAACCGGGCGGCGCCGGGACCTCCCCACGGGTCTCTCCGTCGTTCTCCCCCGGTTCCCCCGTTGATCCCCCGGCCGTTCCCCGGCGGTTCCCCAGCGATTCCCCGGCGCTGCGGCAGCGCTCCGGCGGCGGTCCTCCCGGTGCTTCCCGGTCGCTCCGACGTCGGGCGGCGTCCCGTGGAACCCTTGCTCTTGACACGTCCCTGACGGCTTTCCGGGGGCCGAACCCCGGCCCCCGGAAAGCCGTCAGGCCCGTCCCGCACCTCCTCCGACCTGCCGCGACGACCCCCGGTGTCCACCCCGGGCGGCCCCGCCTCCCCGTCATCGCCCGTTCACATATCGTCAGTTGATGTTGCCCAGAGGGCACCTGAGGCTGGTAGCGTGCCTGCAGTCGGCGGCCGTGCAGCATCCGTCCGGACGGTGACCACACGTCACCACCTCCGGCAACCCTCCGGGCACCGCCGGCCGTGGCGCCCCGCGACCGCGGTCGGACCGCACACGGACAACCGCCGTTCGGCCCTGCTACAAGGAATCAGATGCCAGGCATATCGGCCCCCCGGACGGGCCACCGCGCCGGCCGGTCCGGCTCCCTCCGCAGCTCGCTCCTCGCCCTCGCGGTGGTCCCCTGCCTCGGCCTCGCCGCCGCCTGGGGCTACGCCGCCTACCTGCTGCGCGACGCCGGGGAGCGCACCGCCGTCTACGGCGGCACCGCGGTGGTCGCCGCCGTCCTGCTCTGGAGCCTGGTCCGCGGCCTGCGCGCCGCGCGCACCCTCCCGGGCCGGCTCGCCGACCTCCACGCCGAGACCCTGTCCCTCGCGCAGCACGAGATCCCGCAGGTCGTCGGCCGGCTCCAGGCCGGCGAATCGGTCCCGACCCCGCCCGCCTGGACCCCGTCCCGGCGGATCGGCGACGAGGTCCAGCAGACCGCCGACGGCCTCGCCGCCGTCCGGCAGGCAGCCGTCGCCGCGATCGTCCACCAGGCCCAGGGCCGCGAGGGGACGAAGAAGGTCTTCCTCAACATCGCCCGGCGCACCCAGATCCTGATCCACCGCCAGATCAGCATGCTGGACGCGCTGGAGCGCGAGCACGAGGAACCCGAGCTGCTGCGCGAACTGTTCGCGGTCGACCACCTCGCCACCCGGATGCGGCGCAACGCCGAGAACCTGGTCATCCTGGGCGGCGCCCTGCCCGCCCGGCGCTGGCGCAACGCCGTCCCCATGGTCAACGTCCTGCGCAGCGCCGTCTCGGAGACCGAGAACTACTCGCGCGTCGTCGTCCAGGGCGTGCCCCGGGCCTCGCTCAGCGGCCAGGCCGTCGCCGACGTGATCCACCTCGTCGCCGAACTGATCGAGAACGGCACCACCTTCTCCCCGCCCTACACCCAGGTGCAGGTCTCCGCGCAGGAAGTGCCCAAGGGCCTGGCGGTGGAGGTCGAGGACCGCGGTCTCGGTATGGCCGAGGACGAGTACGAGCGGCTCAACGACTACCTGGCCAACCCGCCCGAGCTGGACGTCTCCGCGCTCGGCGACGACCTGCGGCTCGGCCTGTTCGTGGTCGCGCGGCTCGCCGCGCGGCACGACATCCAGGTCACCCTGCGGCCCTCCCCGTACGGCGGGACCAGGGCCGTGGTGCTGGTGCCCGCGCTGCTGCTGGAGCAGGCCGGACAGCCGGCCGCCCTTCCAGGCCTGCCGTCCGGCGCCCGGGTCACCCGGACTCCCGTGCCCGACCTGCCGCCCGGCGGCGGGGCGGACGCGGACGCGGAGCTCGGCGAGATCGACCAGGAGCTGTCCGGCGCGCTCGCCGGCGTCCTGGGCGGGCTGCTGGGCACTCCCCGGCCGGGGGCGGAACAGGGGCCCGGGCAGGGGCCCGCGCAGGCGCAGGGTCCGGCGGGTGCCGGCGTCGACGCGGGGACCGAGTACCCCGCGGTCGGCCGGGCGGTGGCCGGGCAGGCAGTGGGCGGTGGGAGCGAGGCCGCCGCGATCGAGGCCGCGGCGGGCGGGCTACCGGCCCTCGGCGCGGCTCCGGCCTTCGCTCCGGCTCCGGGCCAGGCTTTCGCTCCGGTACCCGCCGCGGACCCGGTGCCCTACGCCGACGACCCCGCCGGAGTGCTCGGCGGTACGGCGGACCGGTTCGACGGCAGCGTGGTGATCGGCGAGCTGCTCGCACGCTACCCCCAGGGCGGCACCCGCGACGAGGACGACCCGACGGTCAACGGCGGTCTGCCGGTGGGCTCGTCGATCCCCGGTCTGCCGGGCGCCGTGGTGGTGGCCCGACCGGCCATGCCCCGGCCCTACGGCGAGCCCGGGGACGAGCCCGGCCCGGACGGGGCCGCGGCGGCGCCCGGGACCCCGGAGCCGTCGACGGGCAGTGACGGGCCGGCGGCGACCGCACTCGCGGCGCTCGCGGCCGCCACGGCGGCGGCAGCGACGCCCACGCACCAGCGCGCCGAGGAGACCGCGCCGGAGCACGGCCCCGACGGTGAGCTGCGCACCCCGCGCGTGCTGCCGCAGCGGGTCCGCAACGCCAGCCTCGCCGAGCAGCTGCGCGAGGCCAACGCGCCGGGCGCGGCGTTCGGCCACCTCGGCGCGTACGGACGGCCCGGCGCCCCCGCCCCCGCGCCGTACGGCCGCACCGGCCCGACGGCTCCCGACGGGGCCGACGGCGTCGGAGTCGGCGTCGGCGTCGGCGTCGGCGGAACCGAATCCCTCGGACCGGCCGCGGACGACCCCTCGCCGCAGCGCTCGCGGGCCACCATGGCCGCCATCCAGCGTGGCACCCGCACCGCCCGTGCGACGACACCCGACGCGGACGCGCCGGCCGCGCCGTCAGCGCCGGCCGCACCTTCCGCAGCTAAGGAACAGCAGTGATGACGCAGTACACCGATACCCAGCGCGACCTCAACTGGCTGCTGGACCAGCTGGTGGCGCGGGTCCCGGAGACCCGGCACGCCATCGTCCTCTCCGAGGACGGCCTGCTGATCGGGCTCTCCCAGGACCTCGACCGGGCCGACGCCGAGCACCTGTCGGCGGTGGCCTCCGGTCTGCAGAGCCTCGCCCGCGGCGCCGGCCACCGGTTCAACGGCGGGCGGGTCCGGCAGACCGTGATCGAGATGGACCAGCTGTTCCTGTTCGTCACGACCGCCGGCCAGGGCGCCCGGCTCGCCGTGCTCACCAGCGAGGCGGTCGACGCCGGGCTCATGGCCTACGAGATCAACATGCTGGTGAAGCAGGTCGGCCAGTACCTCACCGCGGCGCCGCGCAGCGACGCCGGCCAGCCGGGCGTGGGTGGCGGTGCGTGACCGTCGACGCCGACGAGGCCTGGTTCTTCGACAAGGACGCGGGCCATCTGGTCCGCCCTTACGCCATCACCAACGGGCGTACCGGACCGGTCCGTGACGGATTCGCGCTGATCACCCTGGTGGTCACCGCCGACCCGCGCACGGACACCAGCCGGTTGACGCCCGAACCGGCCGCGATCCTCGACCTCTGCCGCGAACGCCCGCTGGCGGTGGCCGAGATCGCGGCCACCATGGACCTCCCGGTGAGCGTGGTCAAGGTCTTACTGGACGACCTCGCCGAAGCCAGGATGATCCTCACCCGGGCACCCGTCCAGCTCGCCGAGGCACCGGACATCGCGTTGATCCGGGCCGTGATCGAGGGTGTCCGGCGGCTCTGACCGGCTCGGGCCGCTCCCAACGCGTCGGGACCGTTCCGGCGCCCTCCGCTCCCCTGCTGTTCCGACTTTTCGCTCCTCCGCTCAGTTCCCCTCCAGGAGACCAGACGTGACGACCCAGAGCCTGGTGCCGGGCGCGGTCAAGATCCTCGTGGCCGGCGGCTTCGGCGTCGGCAAGACCACCATGGTCGGCTCGGTCAGCGAGATCGAACCGCTCCAGACCGAGGAACGGATGACCCGCGCCAGCATCGGGGTCGACAGCCTCGACGGCGTCCAGGGCAAGTCGACGACCACCGTCGCGATGGACTTCGGCCGGATCACCGTCCGGCAGGACCTGGTGCTCTACCTGTTCGGCACCCCGGGACAGTTCCGGTTCTGGTTCATGTGGGACGACCTCGCCCTCGGCGCGCTCGGCGCGATCGTGCTGGCCGACACCCGCCGACTGGAATCCAGCTTCGCCGCCGTCGACTTCTTCGAGCAGCGCGGCATCCCGTTCGCCATCGGTGTCAACTGCTTCCACGGGCGGCGCGACTGCACCCCCGACGACGTCCGGCGCGCGCTCGACCTCGACCCGGGTGTGCCGGTCGTGCTCTGCGACGTCCGGGAACGCGCGTCCAGCAAGGAACTGCTGCTCGCCCTGCTCGACCGGGTCCACGAGGACGCGCTCACCTCACGGCGCTGAGACCTGCGCGGCGCGGGGGAGCAGGGCGTTCCGCTCCCCCGCGCCGCGCTCAGGCGCCGGACGGGGCGGCGGAAGCCGGCTCCAGGTCGTGGAGGGCACGGACCAGCGGCGCCAGTTCGGGGACGTCGGCGGCCCCGGTGAGCGTCGCCTCCAGCGTCGCGTCGTGCAACGGCCGCGCCGCCCCGAGCAGTTCGCGGCCCTGCGCGGTCAGCTCGGTGTAGATGCCGCGCCGGTCGTCCGCACACAGGTAGCGGCAGAGCAGCCCGCGTTCCTCCAGCCGGCTCACCAACCGGGTGGTGGCGCTGCTGCTCAGCGCCGCCGCGCGGGCCAGCTGCTGCATGCGCATGTGCCAGCCGTCCTGCCTCGACAGCGCCTCCAGCACCGTGTACTCGACCACGGAGAGGCGGTACTCGGCCTGCAGCGCCTTCTCCAGGGCCGAGTCGATCAGCCCGTGCAGCGCGGCGAGCGTGCGCCAGCCGCTGGCACGGATCTCGGCGGCGTCGTCCTGGATCCCCATGGCTCGCGTCTCCCTGCTCGGGTCATGTGCTCGTACGGTGCTGCGGCCCGCAGCCCCCCGGTGCGGCAGTCCTGCGGTGCGGCAGTCCTGTGGTGCGGCAGTCCTGCGGGGTCCTGCCCCGGGGGCCGGCCCCCTCCGGCAGGCCACCGACCGTTCGAACGTTCCGCTTCGTTCAAGTATGCCATTCGGCGCGGCATATCTGCTTGTGCAAATAGTTCTCCTTATGGCTGATTGCCGGGAACCTCCAGGGTCCAGGCGGTCGCGCAGAGTGCCGAGGCCAACTCCTCCTCGTACCAGGCCGCCGCCGACCAGGCGGCCGCGAAGGCCCTGTGGTCGTCCGTGACCACCCGGCCGAAGACATCGCGCGGCTGGTCCATCGCCGCCCCGAGCAGACCCTCCAGCAGCGATGCGCCGGTGGCCAGCCCCGCCGACCGCAACCGGGCCCGGTCGGCCTGCGCCGCCCCGGTGCCCAGTGCCAGCACCGCCCGGCCGCCGGTCACCGCCTGCTCCACCCGCCGGGACAGCAGGTGCACCGGCGTGGTCGGCGGGAGCGGCCCCGCCGGCAGGGCCGTCAGCGGCGAGGCCGCTTCCTGGGGCGGGAGGGTCAGGTCCGCCGTCTGGAGCCGCTCCAGGCCGAGATTGACCCGGCCGGCGCGATCGGCGGGCAGGGCGAGGGAAGGGGAGGAGGACGGGGGTCGGGCCTCCACGGGTCCGGCGTCGGTGGGTCCGGCGTCCGTGGGTCCGGCGTCCGTGGGTCCGACGTCCGTGTGTCGGGCGTCGGCAGGTCGGGTGGACGGGGGCTCGCCGACGGCCAGTAGGCTCAGCTCGGGACGGGCCGAGCGCTCCAGCCGGCCGATCACTCGCAGCCGCAGACCCGGGGCGGTCGCGAGCAGGGCGAGGTTGCCCCGGTGGGCGAGTCCCGGGTGGTCGTGCGCGGCGCGCAGCGCCACCACCGTTCCCCCGCAGTCCGCCAGCAGACTCGGCTCGCCGCCCGTCCCGTACGGGACCGCCCCGAGCAGCGTCACGTCCAGGAACAGGAGTTCTCCCCCGGCGGGCCGGACCTCAGGGGGCAGTGCGGCCGCGCCGAGCGCCCGCGCCACCTGGGCGGCCGGCGGCTCGGTCCAGAGCCGGGCCGCCGGCTCTGCCGTCCAGGCCGCCCCCGCCGCGCGCACCGCCCGGACCGAGGCGCCCGCCCCGAGCCGCCCGGCCGCCGACCTGGTCGCACCCTGCACGACCAGCCCGGCCCGGGTGAACTCGCGGTGGCTGAGCATCGCGTCGCCCAGCCGGACCGCGCGGTTGCCGGCGCCGACCGCCTGCGGCGCCGCCGCGGCCGCGTCGCTGTGCGGCATGATCTCGGCCATCGTGTGCAGGCCGCCGCCCGCGTCGACCGCCCAGGTGAGCACCCCCGCGTGGGTGGCCGTCAGCACCGGTTCGGAGAACAGTCCGTAGAGCCGCAACCCGCCCGCCGCCGCGTACGCCTGGCGGGCCGTCCCGCGCAGGGCCGCGACGCCCGGACCGGCGGTGTCCGCCGCCGCCGCGGCGGTCAGGGCCGCGCCGAGGCCGAGCAGCTCGCGCAGACCGGCCACCAGGTCGGCGAGCCGGTGGTCCGGCTCACCCGACCGGGCCGCCCGGATCCGGGTGACCACCGCCACCGCGGCGGCGGCCGGCCGGTGCAGCCCGGCCAGCCGGGCCCGGTGGGCCGCCCGCAACAGCTCCGCCTGGAGCACCGCGCCCGCACCGCCCACGCCAGCCGCGAGTGCGGCGGAGGCCACCCGGTGCAGTTGGTCGACGGCGGCGCGTTCGGCGGCGCCGAGCGTCCCGGCGGCCGCCACGGGCTCCGGCGGGCCGTCGGGGAGAGGGGCCGGGGCGGAGGTCCGGGCTCCGCTGTCGGCCACCTCCGGTTCAGCCCGGCCGGCCGGGTCGGCCTGGTCGACCGGGGGTTCGCCGTCGGCCAGCGGGCAGACCGTGACCGCGGCCGCCCGGTGCACGCACGCGGGCGCCAGCAGGCAGCCGCAGCGCACATCGCCGGACGTGGCGACCACCCCGCCCGGCGCGTGCAGGACGAGCTCCGTCTCCTCGTCGACCGCGATCCGCCAGTCCTCGCCCGTCCGTTCCACCGGCCGCTCGGCCAGTTTGGCGGCGGCCCCGTCCAGGCGCTTCTGCAGGCGCGCCGACAGCCCGGCCACCACCTCGGCGACCACCTCCGGTCGCACCGCCGGCCACGGCACCCGCGTCCCCGTCATGTCCTGCACCGTCTCCGTCATCGGACCTTCTCCCCCACCCAGCGGGCCAGTTCGAGCGGGCTGAGCGCCGCCACCGGCATCCCGGCCGCGACCAGTCGGCTCGCGATCGCCTTCGAGTACCGGGCCGTCCCGGTGTCGTCCAGTGCGGCGCAGCCCAGCAGGTGGCACCCGGAGTCGACCAGCGCCCGGGTCTGCGCGAGCAGCCCGCCCACCGGACCGCCCTCCTCGAAGTCGCTGACCACCGCGATCAGCGTGCGGGAGGGCACCGTCACCAGCTCCCGCGCGTACTTCAGCCCGGCGGCGATATGGGTACCGCCGCCGATCCGGACCTCGAGGAGCAGGCCGAGCGGATCCGTCACGCGGTCGGTCAGGTCGACCACCTCGGTCGAGAAGGCGACGAAGTGCGTGCTCAGCGAGGGCACCCCGGCCAGGATCGACGCGGTCAGCGCCGCCCAGACCGTCGACGACTCCATCGAGCCGGAGACGTCCACGACCAGGATCAGGCGCCAGTCGGACGCCTGCTTGGCCCGGGTCCGGAACACCGGGCGCTCGGGCACGATCACCATCCGGCCCGACTCGGTGCCGCCGTCGGTGCCGCCGGTACCGGTGCCGGCGGCGGTGCCGCTGCCACCCTCGACCCAGGGGGCCGCGGGGCGGGCGGTCGCCAGGTTGGCGCGGATGGTGCGGTGCAGGTCCAGGCCGCCGCCGGGGCGCCGGCTGGGCCTCGGCACGCTGATCCCGGTGAGGGCGGGGCGCAGCCTGGTCGCCAGCTCCCGGCTCAGCTCGTCGACCAGGCGCCGCACCAGCGGCCGCAGCGCGGCCAACCGGGCCTCGGGCAGACCGCCCGCGTGCTCCAGGACGGTGCGCAACAGGTCGACCGACGGCCGGACGGCACCCGGGTCGATCGCCTCCAGGGCATCGCCGCGCCCGTGCGCCACGGCCGCCGCCAGCACCTCCTCCCGGATGCCGGGTCCGAACAGGGCCGTCAGCTCCTCGGACCACTCGCGCACGCCCGGGTAGGGCGCCTCGCGGCCGCCCCGGTTGCCGCCCGCCCCGCCCCGGCCGTCCAGGCCGGGGCCGGAGCCCTCGCCCTGCCCGGTGCCGTAGAGCTCGTCCAGCGCGGCCGCGAGCCGCGAGGCACGGCCGCCGGGGCGGCCGCTGCCCGGGCGGCCGAGGAGCAGCCGCCAGCGCTCCGCCGCGCCGAGGGCGTGGGCGCCGGACGACTCGGGGGCGGGCTCGGGGGCGGCTGCGGGGACCGGTTCGGGTACGGGTGCCTCGTCGGCCCGGACCCTGTCGGTGCGGCGCGCCTCGGTGGGTGGTGCCTGGAGGGGTGGCGCCTGGACGGGTGGCGCCTCGGTGGGGGCCGGGAGGTCCGGTGGGAGCAGTCCCCGGCGGGCGAGCGCGGAACGGGCCGCGAGGTCGGCGCGGGACCAGTCCGCGAACAGGGCGGGCGGCACCTCCTCCGGCAGCGCGTCCAGCCGGGCTCCCAGCCGCTCCTCGACCAGGGTCAGCAGCCGGTCCCGGGCCGCCGGGCTGAGCGTGTCGAACCCGCCGCGCAGGGCGGGCAGCCGGTCCAGGAAGGCGCTGTCCGGGAGGGTGACGATCCGCTCCAGCAGCGGTTCGAGCACCTCGGGGGCGGTGGAGAGCAGTCCCTCGGCGGCCGTCAGCAGACCGACCAGCGACCGGCCCAGGGCGTGCCGGGCGTCGGGGCCGGTGGCGCCGTCGACCCAGGAGGCGGCCCGGTCCCCGAACACCACCGGGACCTCCTGCCGGAGCAGCACCCGCACCGCACCGGCCGCACCGCGCACCATCGGGCTTCCCCGGTCGGCGAGTTCGGCCAGCGCGTGGCGCAGTCGCAGGCCGCCGGAGAGGTCGGCCCGCCGGGCCAGCTCGACCAGCGCCCTGGCGTCGTCGGCCTCGTCCGATCCGCCCAGCCCCTCCAACTGCCGCACCGCCGCCACCGTCACCACCTCCGCGGCGGCTGCCACGGCCGTCAGGAAGGCGTCCCCGGAGCCGGTGGCGGCGGGGAGGTGGGGAGGGACGGCCACGGCGGAGGCACCGCCGGCGGCGGGGCGGTCCGCAGCGACGGACCCCGGGGCCGCCGGACGGCCGGTGCCGCCCGCCCCTGACGCGAGATCGGCGGAACCACCACCGAGGGCCGACGGCGGAGCCGCCGGGCCCGCGGCCGGGACCAGGTCCGTGCCAGGGCGGTCGGACGGCTCGGGCGGGGTGACGCCCTGCGGAGCGCCAGCGGTGAGCTCGGCGCGGCCGCCGTCGGCAGGGACCGGCACAGCACACGGCACACCCGGGCTTCCACCGGCGCGCAGGGACGGGAGGGCCGCCGCGGGGGCGGCCACGGCAACAGCGGCGCCCGGGACCGGGCCGCCGGCGAGGTCGACGGGGCCGGACGCTCCGGGTGCGGAGCCCCCGGCGGGGGCCGGCGGCGTGGCCGCCGCACCCGGGCGGTGGGTGGCGGCGAGGCGGTCCAGCAGGGCGAGGCCGTCGAGGAGTTCGGGCAGGGTGCCGCTCTCCGGAAGGACGGCCGTGAGCTGGGTGAGGCGGGTGGCGGTGAGGGCCGGCAGGCCGCAGGCATCGGCGTCGGCGAGGCCCCGGAGGACCTCGCGGGCGGTCGGGCCGTCGGCCTGCCGCTCCCGCCGCAGCCGCTCGCGCAGGGCGCCCTCGGCGGCCTGGGCCGGGGTGACGCCCTGGGTCCCGGCGACGGTGAGCATCGCGGCGACGGTCGGGGTCCAGCGGACCCGCCAGCGGGTGGTGAGGGTCTCCGTGCCGCCCGCGCCGGTCGACTCGACCGGTTCGGCGTACGGGACGCCGCAGGCCGTCAGCCGGTGGAGCAGGAGTTCGCGGCGGCGGTCGAGGGCCGAGCGGAGCGGGTCGAGGCGCAGCTCGCGCGGGGCGGGCTCGGCGGTGTCGCCGGGGCCGGGCAGGCCCAGCTCGGCGAGGAGCCGCTCCACCGCGGGGGCGAGGCCGCTGCGCGGGGCGGCCGGGGTGGGCGCGCCGGTACGGGTGCCGACCAGGACCCGTTCCAGTGCGCGGGCCACCGCCCGGCCCCGGCCGAGCGGTTCGCCCTGGGCGAGGGCGGTCTGGACGGCCTCGACCAGCTCGCCCCGGCCGGGCGCCGCGAGGCCGCGCAATCGGGCGAGGTCACCGGCGAGGCGGACGATCTCCCGGGCGTCGGCCGGGCCGGACGGGTGGTCCTGGCCGCGCAGGGCCTCGCAGATCCGCACGGCGGTGGTGATCAGCGCCTCGGCCAGCCGGTCCTGGTCCCCGGCGGCGTCGAGCACGGTGTGCTGCCACTCGGGGTCGCGGATGCCGGCCGGGTAGCCGGAGCGGGCGTCGAGCAGCGGGTAGGTGTAGGGGATCAGGGAGACGACGTGGCGGCCGGCCGGCACCCGGTCGGGGGCGAGGCCGGGGTCGGGGTCACGGCCTGGGTCGTCGCCGGGCCCGGGTGTCCCGGTGGCGGAGGCCGCGGCCGGGACGAGCGCGGGCGCGTGGAAGGCTCCGACGACGGCGGCGACCCGGCGGCCGCCCTCGGCCGCCTCCTCGATGCGCGCCCGCATCCAGGCCTCGCGCCGCAGGTCGTACGGGTCGACGCCGGTGGCGTCCCGGGCGTCGCGGCGCAGCGCCCAGCCGACCAGCAGCGCGGCGCGGCGGACGGCCTCCGGGGTGGAGCCTGGGGCGGCGGTCTCGACGAGGCGGTCCCAGAGGTCCTCGTCGTCCTCGCGGCCGGTGAGGCGGTTGCGGAGGGCGTCGGCGACACCGGGCCGGGGGACGCCCGGGCCGGCGGTGTCCCGGTCGGCGCGGCCGGCGTGGTCGCCGCGGCCGGTGTACCGGTCGCGGACGGCGAGGGGCAGGTCGCAGGCGATCGTCTCGACGCCGTGCCGGCGGGCCCAGCGCAGGGCGGCGAGTTCGGGCGAGAAGTCGGCGAACGGGTAGAACGCGAGCCCGGCGCCGTCGCCCGCGTCGGTCGCGTCGTCCGGGCGGTCGGCGGCGGGTGCGGCGGCGAGGGCGACCGGGGCGCGGGTGGCCTCGTCCGCGAGCAGGTCCAGCCAGGGCTGGAACTCGGCGGGCAGTTCGACCAGCAGGACGTCGGGCCGGGCGGCGTCCAGCAGCGCGGGCACGACGACGCTGAGCGAAGGCGCGTGGTGACGCACCCCGATCAGGTAGGGCCCGGGTGCGTCGAGGCCGGAGGCGGCCAGTCGGTCCGCCTCGGTCGCGACCGCCCCTCGCGGGTCGTCGTGGCCGAGGTCCGCCCCGCCGGGCGGCACCGCGCTGCTCATCTGTTCACCTCTCGGTGGAAGTTCGGGAACGGGGAGGGTGGGGTGGGGTGGTGGGCGAGGGAGTGTGCGGGGCCGGAGGCCGGCCCGCCGCCGTCGTGACGACGGGCCGGCCGGGCCTCAGTGGTCCAGGGCGGAGCGCAGCTCCCACAGGGTGCGCCAGGTGGCGGCGCCCTGTTCGGCACGGCGTCGGACCGGGCCGTCCCAGTAGCCGAGCAGCCGGGCGGCGTCGGCCGGGTCGTCCTTGCGCACGACGCCGATCAGCTGGCCGGGGAGCCGGCCGAGCAGGTCCCCGCCGTCGGGCAGGTACGCGGCGCCCACCCCGAGCGCGGTGGCCACCGACACCGCCTCGGCGGTGCTCATCACGGTGGACGGGCGTTCGACGTCCCAGCCCTCGGTGGAGCGGCCGGTCCGCAGGTCGCGGAAGGCCGTGACCAGGGCCTCCAGTACCGCGTCGTCGACCGCGAAGGCGGCCCCGGCGCGGGCGACGGCGGCGGTGGACTGGCGCCGGACCAGCTCGACCTCGGCCGCCAGGCTGCCGATCGGCCCGACCGTCTCGAAGTTGAACCGGCGCTTGAGCGCCGCGGACATCTCGCTGACCCCCTTGTCCCGCAGGTTGGCGGTGGCGATCAGGGTGAAGCCGGGGGCCGCGTGCAGTTGGCCGTCCGGGGTGCCGGCCAGCTCGGGGACGGCGATCCGCCGCTCGGAGAGCAGCGAGACCAGGGCGTCCTGGACCTCCGGGAGGCAGCGGGTGACCTCCTCGACCCGGGCGACCGCGCCGGTGCTCATCGCGCTGAGCACCGGGGAGGGCACCAGCGCCTCGCGGCTGGGGCCCTTGGCGAGCAGCAGGGCGTAGTTCCAGCCGTACTTGAGCTGGTCCTCGGTGGTGCCGGCGGTGCCCTGGACGGTGAGTGCGCTGGTGCCGCAGACGGCGGCGGCGAGGAGCTCGGACAGCATCGACTTGGCGGTGCCGGGCT comes from Streptomyces sp. TLI_053 and encodes:
- a CDS encoding DUF742 domain-containing protein, encoding MTVDADEAWFFDKDAGHLVRPYAITNGRTGPVRDGFALITLVVTADPRTDTSRLTPEPAAILDLCRERPLAVAEIAATMDLPVSVVKVLLDDLAEARMILTRAPVQLAEAPDIALIRAVIEGVRRL
- a CDS encoding acyl-CoA dehydrogenase family protein, translating into MDYFTDERHESLRAEVREFAEKEVRPQVARMEAERQVEFELAREIARRGWIGVTIPREFGGLGLGHLAKTVIVEELSRVSGAMGAIAQASQLGVAKVIHFGSDSQRRHWLPRFANGTALPTIAVTEPESGGHVLGMSGTARREGDEYVLNGRKWFVGNSHIGDVHGVVLRTGEGSKGLSAFLVESDRPGFRTGELGSQSGLHGFSFGELVFEDCRIPVSNRLGLESQGLDVAYSSSTLYGRLNLAAVALGIHRAIVEDTARFAEERIMYGKPLSQLPNIALKLGEMQSRLMTAKLAAYHASHLLDHGRPCDAELMNAKLINTEYTLDSARNAMEIHAARGLHADFHIERYLRDATHVYPPAGTSDVQRLRLGQVASGTYGKQWSAELSDLASWAWTELAERENRAETEAQAQGASASVLRMPLAG
- a CDS encoding ATP/GTP-binding protein — protein: MTTQSLVPGAVKILVAGGFGVGKTTMVGSVSEIEPLQTEERMTRASIGVDSLDGVQGKSTTTVAMDFGRITVRQDLVLYLFGTPGQFRFWFMWDDLALGALGAIVLADTRRLESSFAAVDFFEQRGIPFAIGVNCFHGRRDCTPDDVRRALDLDPGVPVVLCDVRERASSKELLLALLDRVHEDALTSRR
- a CDS encoding roadblock/LC7 domain-containing protein, which encodes MTQYTDTQRDLNWLLDQLVARVPETRHAIVLSEDGLLIGLSQDLDRADAEHLSAVASGLQSLARGAGHRFNGGRVRQTVIEMDQLFLFVTTAGQGARLAVLTSEAVDAGLMAYEINMLVKQVGQYLTAAPRSDAGQPGVGGGA
- a CDS encoding ATP-binding protein, with the translated sequence MPGISAPRTGHRAGRSGSLRSSLLALAVVPCLGLAAAWGYAAYLLRDAGERTAVYGGTAVVAAVLLWSLVRGLRAARTLPGRLADLHAETLSLAQHEIPQVVGRLQAGESVPTPPAWTPSRRIGDEVQQTADGLAAVRQAAVAAIVHQAQGREGTKKVFLNIARRTQILIHRQISMLDALEREHEEPELLRELFAVDHLATRMRRNAENLVILGGALPARRWRNAVPMVNVLRSAVSETENYSRVVVQGVPRASLSGQAVADVIHLVAELIENGTTFSPPYTQVQVSAQEVPKGLAVEVEDRGLGMAEDEYERLNDYLANPPELDVSALGDDLRLGLFVVARLAARHDIQVTLRPSPYGGTRAVVLVPALLLEQAGQPAALPGLPSGARVTRTPVPDLPPGGGADADAELGEIDQELSGALAGVLGGLLGTPRPGAEQGPGQGPAQAQGPAGAGVDAGTEYPAVGRAVAGQAVGGGSEAAAIEAAAGGLPALGAAPAFAPAPGQAFAPVPAADPVPYADDPAGVLGGTADRFDGSVVIGELLARYPQGGTRDEDDPTVNGGLPVGSSIPGLPGAVVVARPAMPRPYGEPGDEPGPDGAAAAPGTPEPSTGSDGPAATALAALAAATAAAATPTHQRAEETAPEHGPDGELRTPRVLPQRVRNASLAEQLREANAPGAAFGHLGAYGRPGAPAPAPYGRTGPTAPDGADGVGVGVGVGVGGTESLGPAADDPSPQRSRATMAAIQRGTRTARATTPDADAPAAPSAPAAPSAAKEQQ
- a CDS encoding MarR family winged helix-turn-helix transcriptional regulator, with the translated sequence MGIQDDAAEIRASGWRTLAALHGLIDSALEKALQAEYRLSVVEYTVLEALSRQDGWHMRMQQLARAAALSSSATTRLVSRLEERGLLCRYLCADDRRGIYTELTAQGRELLGAARPLHDATLEATLTGAADVPELAPLVRALHDLEPASAAPSGA